The Tripterygium wilfordii isolate XIE 37 chromosome 5, ASM1340144v1, whole genome shotgun sequence genome window below encodes:
- the LOC119999092 gene encoding protein NETWORKED 2D-like: MLQRAASNAYSWWWASHIRTKQSKWMEQNLQDMEEKVHNMLKLIEEDGDSFAKRAEMYYKKRPELIHFVEEFYRAYRALAERYDHISTELQNANNTIASVFPEQVQFAMEEEDEESSIPRFPKKPPEVSKANIPKVPKNPIKDLKSAIASATKKMQPKKPAKTASAHAVHKSGLSKPEALEEIDKLQKQILALQTVKEFTKSSYESGLARYWETENQIMEMQERICSLQDEFGAGMVIEDEEARTMMAAAALKSCQEMLAQLQEKQARSTEEAQVERGKIKNVCEKFESLKIEYGQIAEKRPSAENKAKQAVEEVRSVNDQEQTDAQEKDLELLREKIKEHFEIGSNASLTVTELAEKIDEVVNKVISLESAISSQTALIQRLRTETNDLQSHIQTLEADKATLVNGRNDMSNKLKEMEEKLHKLQALNQNVEDQENNLQTHFTEAECNLSHLSEKLHSVKPDEELENSVPPRRVDDASAVKSKEQGSTVNPGDDFKKQADKKPHEVLKTSQPSEKEEETRTEVGLPKQSAEEELKLNHHYGSDNATDIVKMEEENKKDCDIGNSDGTLEEDVNQSRTKNDPENLSEAFEDPKLPEVIDKQVLPQKMDNLLTVEAQEEAIKREDEPNWKELYMNGMENREKVLLTEYTTVLRNYKDVKKKLSEGEKKPEADKKPGDALFDMMLQLKEMKSANTKKDEQIQLLRQKLTLLQAGLGDDSLSDDRSEKPTERDLTEDIDVILVEQPVTSEIEDRFRINIDELLEQNLDFWLRFSTSFHEIQKFDTEVKDLQGEISKLQEKRKKQEGSSAAKYSLTSDVRPLYKHLRQIQTELTLWLEKSVLLKDELESRFSSLCEIQEEITKALKTSAEDDDFKFTSYQAAKFQGEVLNMKQENNKVAEELQAGLDHITNLQLEVEKTMENSSEEFGLSGSKNHQNIQLEHSDSKSRVPLRSFIFGVRAKKQKNSIFSRMHPALHRKYNGFRSGLH; this comes from the exons ATGTTGCAGAGAGCTGCAAGCAATGCATATTCATGGTGGTGGGCAAGCCACATCAGGACCAAACAGTCAAAATGGATGGAGCAAAACCTTCAAG ATATGGAGGAAAAGGTGCACAATATGCTTAAACTGATAGAAGAAGATGGAGACTCCTTTGCCAAGAGAGCAGAAATGTACTACAAAAAGAGGCCAGAGCTGATACATTTTGTGGAAGAATTTTATCGAGCTTATCGAGCTTTGGCTGAACGATATGATCATATTTCCACAGAGCTGCAGAATGCCAACAATACCATTGCTTCTGTTTTTCCAGAACAAGTGCAGTTTGCAAtggaagaagaggatgaggaaTCATCAATACCTAGGTTTCCAAAGAAGCCTCCAGAGGTCTCAAAAGCCAATATTCCAAAGGTTCCAAAGAATCCTATCAAAGATTTGAAGAGCGCCATTGCATCTGCTACAAAGAAAATGCAGCCTAAGAAGCCGGCAAAAACAGCATCTGCTCATGCTGTTCACAAGTCCGGTTTGAGCAAGCCCGAGGCGCTTGAGGAGATTGACAAGCTTCAGAAACAAATTCTGGCACTTCAGACAGTGAAAGAGTTTACAAAGAGCTCTTATGAGAGTGGGCTTGCAAGGTACTGGGAAACTGAGAACCAAATTATGGAAATGCAAGAAAGAATTTGCAGTTTGCAGGATGAGTTTGGTGCAGGCATGGTCATTGAGGATGAAGAAGCCCGGACTATGATGGCAGCAGCAGCTCTGAAATCATGCCAAGAAATGTTGGCTCAGTTGCAAGAGAAACAAGCAAGATCAACCGAGGAAGCACAAGTGGAGCGTGGAAAGATTAAGAATGTCTGCGAGAAGTTTGAGTCTCTCAAAATCGAGTATGGTCAGATTGCGGAGAAAAGACCATCTGCAGAAAATAAAGCTAAGCAAGCAGTGGAAGAGGTGAGAAGTGTAAACGACCAAGAGCAGACTGATGCACAAGAGAAGGACTTGGAACTGTTAAGAGAGAAAATTAAGGAACACTTTGAAATTGGTTCTAATGCATCTCTCACTGTAACAGAACTAGCGGAGAAGATTGATGAGGTTGTGAACAAGGTGATCAGCCTAGAAAGTGCAATCTCTTCACAGACAGCTCTCATACAAAGATTACGAACAGAGACAAATGACCTTCAATCCCATATTCAGACCTTGGAGGCTGATAAGGCAACATTGGTCAATGGCAGAAATGATATGAGCAATAAGCTGAAGGAGATGGAAGAAAAGTTGCACAAGCTTCAGGCTCTGAACCAGAATGTCGAAGATCAGGAAAACAATCTACAAACTCATTTTACTGAAGCAGAATGCAATCTCAGCCACCTTTCTGAGAAACTGCATAGTGTGAAGCCAGATGAGGAGCTTGAGAATTCGGTTCCACCACGAAGAGTAGATGACGCTTCCGCAGTCAAATCAAAAGAACAGGGAAGCACTGTGAATCCTGGTGATGATTTCAAAAAACAGGCAGATAAGAAGCCACACGAGGTGCTCAAGACTTCACAGCCttcagaaaaagaagaggaaacccGCACTGAAGTTGGACTGCCAAAACAGTCTGCTGAAGAAGAATTGAAATTGAACCACCACTATGGTTCTGACAATGCTACAGATATTGTCAAAATggaggaagaaaataaaaaagattgcGATATTGGAAACTCTGACGGGACCTTAGAAGAAGATGTAAATCAATCCAGGACGAAGAATGACCCTGAAAATCTTTCAGAGGCATTTGAAGACCCGAAACTGCCAGAAGTCATTGATAAACAAGTTTTGCCTCAGAAAATGGATAATCTTCTCACAGTTGAAGCACAGGAAGAGGCAATAAAGCGAGAGGATGAGCCGAACTGGAAGGAGTTGTATATGAATGGTATGGAGAATAGAGAAAAGGTTCTGTTGACAGAGTATACCACAGTTCTTCGCAATTATAAGGATGTCAAGAAGAAGCTGAGCGAGGGAGAGAAGAAACCCGAAGCAGACAAGAAACCTGGGGACGCACTCTTTGATATGATGTTGCAGCTAAAAGAAATGAAGAGTGCCAATACCAAGAAGGATGAACAGATACAATTACTACGTCAGAAGCTGACCCTTCTACAAGCTGGCTTGGGTGATGATAGCTTGTCTGATGATCGATCTGAGAAACCAACGGAGAGAGACTTGACAGAAGACATTGATGTGATTCTAGTAGAACAACCTGTGACTTCAGAAATTGAAGACAGGTTTCGGATAAACATCGATGAACTCCTCGAGCAAAACTTGGATTTCTGGCTAAGGTTCAGCACTTCGTTCCATGAGATACAAAAATTCGATACTGAGGTGAAAGACTTGCAGGGTGAGATATCAAAGCTTCAGGAGAAACGAAAGAAGCAAGAAGGAAGCAGTGCCGCAAAATATTCTCTCACATCAGATGTTCGGCCACTATACAAGCACTTGAGACAAATACAGACTGAACTAACACTCTGGCTGGAGAAAAGTGTGCTCTTGAAGGATGAACTCGAGAGCAGATTCTCATCTTTGTGTGAAATTCAGGAAGAAATAACAAAGGCTTTGAAGACAAGTGCTGAAGATGATGACTTCAAGTTCACAAGTTATCAAGCTGCAAAGTTTCAAGGTGAAGTTTTGAACATGAAGCAAGAGAACAACAAAGTTGCTGAAGAATTGCAGGCAGGTTTGGATCACATCACAAATCTCCAACTAGAAGTTGAAAAGACTATGGAAAATTCGAGCGAGGAATTTGGGCTTTCCGGATCAAAGAATCACCAAAATATCCAGCTCGAACATTCAGACAGTAAATCCAGAGTTCCTTTGCGGTCATTTATTTTCGGTGTGAGAGCAAAAAAGCAGAAGAATTCGATCTTCTCCCGCATGCATCCTGCCTTGCATAGGAAATACAATGGTTTCAGATCAGGACTTCATTAG